The following proteins are co-located in the Streptomyces bottropensis ATCC 25435 genome:
- a CDS encoding GH1 family beta-glucosidase, with the protein MPEPVNPATPVTFPPAFLWGAATSAYQIEGAVREDGRTPSIWDTFSHTPGKTAGGETGDIAVDHYHRYRDDVAMMADLGLNSYRFSISWSRVQPTGRGPAIQRGLDFYRRLVDELLDKGIKPAVTLYHWDLPQELEDAGGWPERDIVHRFAEYARIVGEALGDRVEQWITLNEPWCTAFLGYASGVHAPGRTDPVASLRAAHHLNLAHGLGVSALRSAMPARNSIAVSLNSSVVRPITSAPEDVAAARKIDDLANGVFHGPMLHGAYPESLFAATASLTDWSFVQDGDVAAANQPLDALGLNYYTPTLVGAADPDAVGPRADGHGASNHSPWPGADDVLFHQTPGERTEMGWTIDPTGLHELIMRYSREAPGLPMYVTENGAAYDDKIDSDGRVHDPERIAYLHGHLRAVRRAIAEGADVRGYYLWSLMDNFEWAYGYGKRFGAVYVDYATLTRTPKSSAYWYAQAAKTGALPPLVTTPA; encoded by the coding sequence ATGCCTGAACCCGTGAATCCGGCCACCCCGGTGACCTTTCCTCCAGCCTTCCTCTGGGGCGCGGCCACCTCCGCCTACCAGATCGAGGGAGCGGTGCGGGAGGACGGTCGTACGCCCTCCATCTGGGACACCTTCAGTCACACGCCGGGCAAGACCGCCGGCGGCGAGACCGGTGACATCGCTGTCGACCACTACCACCGCTACCGCGACGACGTGGCGATGATGGCGGACCTGGGCCTCAACTCGTACCGCTTCTCGATCTCCTGGTCGCGGGTGCAGCCCACGGGCCGGGGTCCCGCGATCCAGCGCGGCCTCGACTTCTACCGCCGTCTGGTCGACGAACTGCTCGACAAGGGCATCAAGCCGGCCGTCACCCTCTACCACTGGGACCTCCCGCAGGAGCTGGAGGACGCGGGCGGCTGGCCCGAGCGGGACATCGTGCACCGCTTCGCCGAGTACGCGCGGATCGTGGGCGAGGCCCTCGGCGACCGGGTCGAGCAGTGGATCACCCTCAACGAGCCGTGGTGCACGGCGTTCCTCGGCTACGCCTCCGGGGTGCACGCGCCGGGCCGTACGGACCCGGTGGCGTCGCTGCGCGCGGCCCACCACCTGAACCTGGCGCACGGGCTCGGCGTCTCGGCGCTGCGTTCGGCGATGCCCGCCCGCAACTCGATCGCGGTGAGCCTCAACTCCTCGGTGGTACGGCCGATCACCAGCGCCCCCGAGGACGTGGCCGCGGCCCGCAAGATCGACGACCTGGCCAACGGCGTCTTCCACGGGCCGATGCTGCACGGGGCGTACCCGGAGAGCCTGTTCGCCGCCACCGCGTCGCTGACGGACTGGTCGTTCGTGCAGGACGGTGATGTGGCGGCCGCCAACCAGCCGCTGGACGCGCTGGGGTTGAACTACTACACGCCGACGCTGGTGGGCGCGGCGGACCCCGACGCCGTCGGGCCCCGCGCGGACGGCCACGGGGCGAGCAACCACTCGCCGTGGCCGGGCGCGGACGACGTCCTGTTCCACCAGACCCCGGGCGAGCGTACGGAGATGGGCTGGACCATCGACCCGACGGGCCTGCACGAGCTGATCATGCGCTACTCGCGGGAGGCGCCGGGTCTGCCGATGTACGTCACGGAGAACGGCGCCGCGTACGACGACAAGATCGACTCGGACGGCCGCGTCCACGACCCCGAGCGCATCGCCTACCTGCACGGCCACCTGCGGGCGGTCCGGCGCGCGATCGCCGAGGGGGCGGACGTGCGCGGGTACTACCTGTGGTCCCTGATGGACAACTTCGAGTGGGCGTACGGGTACGGCAAGCGCTTCGGCGCGGTGTACGTCGACTACGCGACCCTGACGCGCACCCCGAAGTCGAGCGCGTACTGGTACGCGCAGGCGGCGAAGACGGGCGCGCTGCCGCCGCTGGTGACGACACCGGCGTAA
- a CDS encoding NUDIX domain-containing protein has product MTLLVAAVIVHDRAAGRVLLLQRGEHARFARGRWDLPVGKSEPGEPVTGTAVRELYEETGLTVKPEALEVTHLIHAARGVDAPDGYLTVVFVAHEWTGEPENREPHKHAQVRWFATDSLPDDFVEGNSGALRGYLADGPRMSLYGWA; this is encoded by the coding sequence GTGACACTGCTGGTCGCCGCCGTCATCGTCCACGACCGGGCCGCGGGCCGGGTCCTCCTCCTCCAGCGGGGCGAGCACGCCAGATTCGCCCGGGGAAGGTGGGATCTGCCCGTCGGGAAGAGCGAACCCGGGGAGCCCGTCACCGGGACCGCCGTGCGGGAGCTGTACGAGGAGACCGGGCTGACCGTGAAGCCGGAGGCGCTGGAGGTCACGCACCTCATCCACGCGGCCCGCGGCGTCGATGCACCGGACGGCTATCTCACCGTCGTGTTCGTCGCCCACGAGTGGACGGGCGAGCCCGAGAACCGGGAACCGCACAAGCACGCCCAGGTCCGCTGGTTCGCCACCGACTCCCTGCCCGACGACTTCGTGGAGGGCAACTCCGGCGCGTTGCGCGGCTACCTGGCCGACGGTCCCCGGATGTCCCTGTACGGCTGGGCGTGA